tgtgccaaagtagggagcagaCGAGCCGAGAGTCTCATTGCTAAGAATTTGCCTAGCCAAGCTAAGGTATGGTatatgagcgctgagaaccatgaagcgagtgacacctcgtggattgggtcTATTCAATCAGGCTAGGATCGAACCTATGCTGATCATACGGTGACTAAGACAGaaataagtcaggatagttggaactcccaaagtataaagtgaagtatttttttataagaaagaaaaagaaaataatttctttaagaaTATTCgtaaactgctattatgcaattattttagaattgttcttataagatttatgttttacatgcatttagaatctttgctcgtaatgtatatATTATTAAAGTCCCGTTCCCTGTCATTGAGACTCTCTGAGTATAATGGATGATActacgttctcttttgggaacctacgttggtctgcgtAACAACGTAGGAACCGGTTTTGCAGGCGCAGGCTACGACTTAGGACTTCCCTCACTTCCAGTACTATTGGTGAGCTCCGTTTTTGTTCGTAAAGTATTCCTTAGAGTCATCTTTATTTAgatatttctttgtttacttagagaactggccagAAAATCTCATGTCTTGAGTAGTGCATCAGTTTAtaagtagaggcttcatagacatagtcggtggattaagattcagatgtttttgataataacaTAGCAGTATTTCAgtagttactacgaataaagttttggagttgatttattttaaatatttaaattagtCAAAAGTAATTGGTTAAGTTATTTTGTGGTTAAATTTGACACAATAGAGGATAGAGATGTTGTGCTCTATTTAGGGCCATACATGATGAATATCAAGCCTGTGGTTGTTAAAGTGTGGAGTGTGACTTTTGATTTTGCAAATGAGGTATTGAAAACCATACCATTATGGATTCAATTGCCTAAGCTACCACTTAATTGCTGGGAGGATGATTCATTGAGTAGAATTGGGAGTACTCTAGGAATACCTATATATGCAGATGCCTGTACTACTAGAGTTGAACGTATTTCATATGCTCGAATTCTAGTGGAAATGGATGTGACTAAGCCACTTCCAAAACAGATTATGGTAGAAGATCTCAATGGCAGGGAGTTTGAGCAGAAtgtttggtatgattggatgccCCACTATTGCATTAAATGTCTTCAATCGGGACATGTTTGCCAAGAACCACAGAAGGAAGAAACAAATCAAAGAGGAAGAGATCAAAAGCCACAACATTTTTGGAGGAGGAAAAGGCAAGTGGAAGAGAAGCAGGACAAAGAAGCTGCTCCACAAGTCCTAAAGCAGGATGACAAACAAAAAGGAATAGAGCAGACACAGAAAGAATTTTCACCACAAAGGCAGGAGGATGATGAAGGGTGGCAGACAGTGAAGAGTAAATCTATAGCAAAGAACTCGAAATATGGGGGGATAAGTATGGGGATAAGTATAGCAAATGGAAGTAGTACACCAAATCCTTCAAACTCAATGCTAATAAGCTTGGGGTCTAGTAGCAAGAACAGATGGGATGTGATGCAGGAGACTGATGATCCATTCATACCTAGATGAAGATAGTAGCATGGAATGTTAGAGGATTGAATAAAGTATAtaagcaaaaataaataaagaaatatattaGAGACAATAAGGTAGACTTAATAGATATTATTGAGCACAAGGTGAAGCAACATATGGTAGGGAAAATCATATAAAAAATTGCAAAGAACTGAAAATGGAATGACAACTATGTAGCTAGTACTAAAGGAAGAATCTGGGTAGTATGGGATTCAGGAGTAGTAGAGTTTATACAGCATAGTTACTCTGAGCAGATGATCACAGGGAAGATTATATTAATGGAGAGCAAGGAAGAATTTTGACTCTCAGCAGTATATGGACTGCATACTATTAAACAAAGGAAGAACATGTGGGAGGAGTTAACACAGTTGCATAGGGAGCTAAAAGGACCTTGGATTGCAATGGGAGATTATAATGCAATACAAAGTTAGGAAGATAGGTACAATGGGAATCCTATTATGGAAGCAGAGATAAGGGATTTCAATGATTTCTTAGACGACACAGGAATGACAGAACTCAGATATGTTGGGAGAGAATTTACATGGACAAATAGTCATGTCCATAGCAAAATAGACAGAGCACTAGTAAATGATGGATGGATTATGAGTATGAGGCAATTGGAGGTGGTGGTGCAGGACCCTTTATTTTCTGACCATACACCTTTATGTCTTTGTTTTGAGCAGGAACAACAAAATAATCCAAAgcctttcaaaaattttcaacaaCCTAGCTGAGCACAAGGAGTTTGAAGGCATAGTCAAAACAACATGGGAGATGAACATGCAAGGATCAACAATAAAAAGAGTCTGGTTGAAGCTTAAAAGACTGAAGAATGGACTGAAGCAACTACATAAAGAGGAGTATATCACAATTCATGAGAAGATTACACTCATAAAGGGGGAGCTACAAAGAATTCAGGTGCAAATAAGAGACCCAAACCATTCAGAGGCTTTGAAGAATGCTGAAAAGGATCTAAAAGAGAAGCTAGAAAAATGGAGTACAATTGAGGATAGTATACTGAAACAGAAGTCCAGGATCCAATGGCTGAGGCTAGGGGTTCAAATTCAACTTTCTTTCATGCTAGTATAAAGAATGGGAATTCtcaaaagaaaattacaaagctAGTCACCCAAGCAGGTTTGCATACACAGAATCAGGAGGAAGTACAACAGGAAATCATTCAGTTCTATCAGAAACTCTTAGGAACAACTACAGAGGAGATTCCAGCTATTGAACCAGATGTGATGAAGAAAGGAAGCATACTGACAAGTGCACAACAAGCAAAACTGATAAAACCTGTGACAAGGGAGCAGATTGTCCAAGCACTACAAAGCATAGATGATTCCAAAGCCCCAGGGTGTGATGGGTATAATTCACTATTCTTTAAAAAGACACGGGCAATTATAGGGAATGAAATAGTGGAGGCAGTTTAGGATTTTTTTAGAACATCAGAAATGTACAAGCCAATCAATTGCACTATAGTGACCTTAGTTCCTAAAGTACAGAATCCATCAAGAATTTCTGAGTTTAGACCAATATCATGTTGTACTGCCATTTATAAAATCATCTTCAAAATCATAACTAGCAAGCTTCAAAAGGTTATGGACTACTTGGTTGATGATAACCAATCAGCTTTTGTTCCAGGGAGGATAATTTCAGATAACATCATTCTAAGCCATGAGATATAAAAGGTTACAACAGAAAGAATATTACTCCAAGATGTTGTTTGAAGATTGATATGAAGAAGGCATATGACTCTGTTGAGTGGTGTTTCTTAGAGCAGATTTTGGATCAATTATGTTTCCCAGAGGTGTTCATTACATGGATCATGAAATTTGTAACTACGGTTTCCTACTCTATACTTATAAATGGTAATCCTATGAAGCCTTTTCTAGCAAAGAAGGGACTGGGACAGGGTGATCCTATGTCCCCTTTTCTGTTTGTTCTAGTATTGGAATACTTCACAAGAGTGTTAAAGGGACTGAAGGAGAACAAGTTTTTCAAATTTCATCCAAAGTGTGCTAAGTTAAACATAGTACAAAATCAGCTTTGCATATGATTTGCTATTGTTTTGCAAAGATATGGAGTCTGTGAAAGCACTTTATGCTCGTTTTCAAATGTTTTCTAAGGTTTCTAGGCTGGAAGCAAATATGGAGAAAGGTAGTGTATACTTTGGAGGAGTGAATCAGAAATTGCAACTTGATATATTGGATCATCTAGGTTTCTTAAAGGGTGAGCTTCCTATAAGATACCTAGGGGTCCCTCTCAGTACAAAAAGGTTATCACTTACTCAGTGTAAGCTACTAATTGATAAGATCATTGACAGGATTATTAGCTGGACATCAAAGTTCTTGTCTTATACAGGGAGATTGCAACTCATTAAAAGTGTTCTCTTCTTAATACAAACTTTCTGGTCTCAAATTTTTACTTTACCAAGGAAGTTGATACAAATGATTGAGAGTGTATGTAAAAGGTTTCTCTGGACAGGAGGTGTTGATGTATCACGTAGGGCACTTATTGATTGGGATAGAATCTGTATGCCTAAAGTAGCAGGGGGGatgaacattatggacatccaacTGTGGAACAAGGCAGCTGTGTGAAAATTGCTGTGGAATATATGCAACAAGAAGGACAAACTATGGGTAAAGTGGATACATTGTTACTATGGGAGGAGAGCTAGTCTGTAGAAGAGCAAACCAATTCAGGCATCGTGGATTGTACAGAAGATACTTAAGGCTGCTGAATATCTGGAAGAAGTGGGGATGCAAGAAGAGGAGCTTAATCAGATGTAGAGCTTCACCATATAGAAGATGTATAAGAAGTTTCAGGGTGAGTACCCAAAATGCTCATGGAGAAGATTAATCTGTAACAACTATGGAGCTCCTAGATGGTTGTTCATATTATACTTAAACCTACATGAAAGGCTGTTAACAAGAGATAGAGTGGCAAAGTGGAGTCTAGTTGATGATCTATCATGTCCATTGTGTACAAGAGAACCAGAAAATGCAgaacatttattttttaaatgtgGAATGGCATCGGAAATCTGGGATAGCTTATTGGAATGACAAGGAATCCAAAGGAAAGCAAAAGGGTGGTATGAAGAAGTTCAATAGGCAGAGGTGCATGCAAAGGGAAAATCTACAAATTCATGCATATATAGAATCTGTTTGGCAGCATGTGTCTATTACATATGGCATGAAAGGAACTTGAGGATTTTTCAAGGGAAAGCTAGGCAGAAGGAGGCCATTATACGGGTAATAGCACAGGAAATTCATAGTCGTGGAAGTAAATACAAGAAGTTAGATAGGAAGTTACAAGAGATGAAGGAGTATCCTAGACTATGAGTTAGTAGTAGActatttgctatttttttttgtaattaggAGAAACAGAAGAGTATAGGACTTGGGGCATGATGTCCAAGATCCTAATGAACGAGAATTGTAAAGATTATACTTGGTTtgtgaaataaaatcttttactTACCAAAAAAAATTGGTTAAAttattgccttgttgcatataaagtttgaagttataatagatttgataagaaCAAATGattcgctcggtcatgtttagtgatcgggtgccggtcacggctagttcagaaaatgggtcatgacaaacttggtatcagagccactcttGTGTCAGCCTTACCGATTGTGGGTCAGAGTTCAACTGAGTTTAGGCAAATCTCGGTTAGGCGGGGCAAACCTCAAATCCCATGCGGTGGGGCAAACCTCAGCGAGGATGCTGAGTCCACACCCCAGACTTTAGACAGAGTTCCACATCAGCAAAACACAAGAGGaatgctgggtatataagttaacaagccttacATCCCTAGTGACAcgttttaaacccgtgagggccTAAGCCCAGAGCAAATaatatcactagcgggctggACTGTTACAATCTGATGGACAGAAAAGATCAAGAAATATTGGTTTTGGATGTTACACCAACTCTACAACTGGAATGACTGTCACTAATATAAGAACTGCCTATTTATAACTTCAATATGTTATTACTATCATTTTTGATGACTAATCTATATGCTTTTATGTCAATTTCAGCCTGATACTTCAGGTGAGAGAGTTGTGTCAAATGGGACTAAGGTTATGAAGGATACTAGTGCAGTCAATATTGATCTTGGTTTTAAACTTCTTGGGCTTGAGTTAAAGGCAGAAATACTATTACTACTTCCCAGCTGCAACAACTAAGTGCAAACAGGAGAAATCAAAttggatcttcatcaactatCTCTTTAGTTGCCATAATGCAAAAGAGCATCCTCAAGAATGTAGTTGTATTAGGATTATGCTATTTTGAGTTCATGTATTTTGCTAAGTATCCATACTTGGATTGATTATTGTGTCTTTTTTGGGTCACTAGTTGATACTATCTTAAGAACTTATATTCAAGCTTTGTTGCATTTCTGTTCAGCTTTTGGAAATATGACTTGTGTTGTATAACACTTTAGTTGTGAATGCAATTTAAATGTTATTGGTAGCCTCAACATTCGTGCTATTTGTTGCTTTTATAACATCAGTTGGTAGCCTCAGCAACCTTTGCATCAGTTGTGAATGCAATTACAAAGCTGGACTGTATAAGTTGGACTATATGTGCTTGGTGAATCTGGAAGATGGTAGGCTGCGATGGATGTTTGTTAAATACTTATCAGTTGAGTTCAATTACAACTTCAACATGTTAGCACTTTGAATTCCATATTTGAACCAGTAcataaaaaaatgacaaaaaatctCTTCAATTCATTGAAATAAGGCCACATGCCACAATTACATTCACACAAATCACAATAACAACTAAATCTCAACGAATTCAGATGTCTAGTTTATAACTAGTGCTTAAATACTAGTTTAGCCTCAATTAGGATCAATCAAACCTAATAAAATCCTACAAGTAGGGTCTGAGGAGGGTACTGTGTATGCACATCTTATTCCTACCTTGAAAAGGTAGAGATGCTATTTTCGAAAGTCCCTCGGATTCAGAGGAAGAATAGAATCAACTAAGATTCTTTGTTAAAAGATTTTCCTCGTTATTATCTCCACAACAACTAAGCTTCTTGTTTCGTCATTATTATTGATTATTGCTCCATTATTATGAGAGTTACTCTCATTCCCAAGATTTGGAAACAAGTAGTAGCATAATTTGTTGCGTTTTTATTAAGGGGGTGTAAATGGGAAATGGAAGAGACACCTCTTGGattgcacctcttcatctcaCCCTTTTATTGTCCATAAATTTAGAGGTTTGGTCTCATTTTTCATATatgaaaaaatctaaaaatttctCCCCTCTTTTCTATATTGTTgcattatttgaaaattaaataagTGTCGAGTGTGATTTGCTCCGTTTGTTGAGTTCGCTGAAATTCTATGATTTGAAGTGCCGCTATTACAGAATAGTTATTCCGTTCTATCCCGGTAGGAATTAGTCTGTATACCTTGAGCAACGGTGAAtagattaaattccttaaggacacactttGAATTCAGTGGATTCAAAATTATTTTACGCTTTGTTTTGTTGAACTAACATTTGTTTGCTTgtctgatttttttattttgaacacGGTAATACCAACATAATTAAGTAAGAGAATTATCCCACTTAATTAGTGCGAGACAAATACAGTGCCTTTACACTGATAGCAGGACTACCTTCTAATATTCTTCACTCTCATCATTTTCCACGCACCAACAAAAGGTCAAACCAAAAATCAGTTGAAGTTGAACACCAAATCTGCAGTGCCATGGCTTCTATTTCTAAAAGGACAGCAAGTGCTCAGTCCTTTGTCTCTGATCCACTACTTCAAATGCCCAAAATAACACAGATCTGTCTTTTTTTGTTGTTTCCTTACACCCTTTTTGTCTCCTTTTGTTTCTTCCAACAAACCCAAAAACATGTCATTTTCTTGATACTTAGGTTAGCTAGCTTGTTTGAAAAATCAAATCACTAACAAAAGTCCTCAGTGTGGTAATTGTTGATTCCTTTCTTTTTTATCTTCAATTTTTTTGTGGGgtttcgaaaaaaaaagaagttcaaGATTGGAATTTGTCAGCTGAAAGTTACAACAGAGAAGAATGTTAACATTCTAAATGCTCATAATCTAATTCAAGTTGCTGCAGAACAAGGTGCAAGTCTTATACTTTTGCCTGTGAGTAGCCTTCCCTTCAGTACATCCTTTTAATTTTTAGCTTTAAATATCAATGCTTATTATTGCTATGCTGAGCCTTACCTTAATTTATTACTCCTTCCGTTCAGTTTTATAAAACACTCTTTTTTTTAATCTGTTTACAAAGATTTGAGACATTTCTATATTCGGAAAACTCTTAATTGACATATGCttattgttgcggaagccaaatgtatatagtgtgaataagtcacaactactataccaaaaattatgacagccaccaaataataaataagacaataaagcaacaataaagagaacaccaaaatttacgaggttcggctaattttgcctactcctcggacacaaccaatattttattccactccaaaatacaagtgaaataatactaaagagagaagatacaaatgccttaaacagatgagaaggcaaatgagaggtgtgtttcaactAAACATTAgaccttcttttataggggaaaaatatcccccaaacttaactcccaaccaatgtgggactttggcattttgccaaacttcaacaaatctccaccttggcaaaattccacattttcaattctctctcaataacaaatttttgttgtgtcttcatctttaatcttcagtgttcaacaatgttgatcaaatccaaacaatgttgaaacttgatcgcagtcaccacctttgtcagcatatcagcaggattctccgtagtatgaattttcttcaccgtgactccaccttcttctatgatttctcgtacgaaatgataccgaacatcaatgtgcttcatccttgcatgataaacttggttcttcgctaattgaatagcactttgactatcacaaaaaattgtgatacctttttgttcaacaccaagctcctttagcaatccttgaagccaaattgcctctttcacagcatctgtaatagccatgtactctgcctctgttgtagacaaagcaactgttgactgcaaagtagacttccaactaactggtgcctttgcaaaagtaaacacataaccagtagttgatcttcgtttgtccatatcacccgcaaaatctgagtcacaatatccaactacaaactgattgtcttcctgctcaaaaactaactcgacatctacagtattatgaatataccgtagaatccacttcacagcttgccaatgctccttccctggattgtgcatatatctgctaataactccaacatcttgtgaaatgtcaggccttgtgcaaaccattgcatacatcaagctaccaacaacatttgcgtatggtacctttgacatatactttcgttcagcttcatccattggagacatagtagtacttagcttaaaatgggaagcaagtggagtactaactggcttagtcttgtcatctatgccaaaacgttgaagtactctcttcaaatattccttttgagataaatagagtttctttgaacgtctatctctaattatctccatgccaagaattttctttgcctcacccaaatccttcatctcgaactccttcttcagttgaatcttcaacttatcaatttcttccaaattcttggaagttatcaacatatcatcaacatataggagaagatatacaaaggaaccatctttaagcttgtgcaaatacacacaatgatcgtatttgcttctcttgtacccttgccgcaacataaactcgtcaaaacGCTTGTActattgtctagaagattgtttcaatccgtacaacgatttttcaagtttgcacaccatattttcttttccagcaactttgaatccttctggctgagtcatgtagatttcctcctccaagtttccatgtaaaaacgcagtttttacatccatctgaactagttccaaatccaattgtgctaccaaagccaacataattctaatggaggaatgttttacaactggagaaaacacttcattgtaatcaattccctccttttgagcatatcctttggccaccaatcttactttgtagcgaacatctacttggttaggaaatccttccttctttgcaaatactcatttgcacccaattgctttctttcccttcgggagattgaccaatctccatgtatgattctgatgaagggactgtatttcatcattcatggcaatcctccacttatcttcttctgaactttggacaacgtctttataagtagtaggaacatcatcagctacaattgaggttgcacaagcaaccgtctctatgagacgaacaggtttcgttattgttctttttggcctgctggttgctattgattcaagttgttgttgaggttcctgagttggaatctcctctactggctctccttccagagggtaatcttcatttgtttcctcctctgcttcttgtgtaggaaaaataaattttccctcaaacttcacctgcttagaagcacctttattttgtttggtgtcttctgttaccttatttaccatagcagattcatcaaaggtaacatctctgctgaatattactttctttgtcataggacaccataagcgatatcctttgactccagaagtaattcccataaaaatagccttctttgcccttggatccaattttgactccgtcacatgataatatgcagttgagccaaacacgtgcaaagagttataatgtACAACAGGTTTttcgtaccatttttcaaatggtgtcttgccatcaatagctgtagatggtagacgattaatgaggtggcatgcatatgtaattgcctcagcccaaaattctttgcccaagccagcattggacaacatacaccgtaccttctccagcaaggtccggttcatacgttctgccattccattctgttgtggtgtatgtctaacagtgaagtgtcggacgatgccatcattttcacagaccttattgaaatgatcatttttgtattcacctccattgtctgtgcgaatacacttgatcctcttgcctgtctgattctccaccatcgtcttccatttgagaaaaattcccaacacttcatctttgctcttcattgtatacacccatactcttcgggaaaaatcatcaacaaaggttacaaaatagtgcttcccacccaatgaaggtgttttggaaggaccccaaacatcagagtgtacataatccaaaatgcctttagtattatggatcgctgtaccaaatttaacccttgtctgtttccctttaacacaatgctcacaaaactccaagttgcaagccttgactccttttaacaatccttgatctgatagagttttcaaggattttcctccagcatgtcccaagcgcatgtgccatagcttggttgcttctgcctctttgtcgtcactggatgtcactgtcgctgtcccaataactgtactgccacaatagcggtacatattattattcttccgattagccttcattaccactagtgcaccggaacatactctcatcactccattttctgcaatgattttaaacccttttgattccagggctcccacagagatgagattcttcttcaaatccggtacatatcgaacatctgttaatgttctgatcattccatcatggttccttaatcgtattgaaccaatgccatatgaggtaagagggctgttatccgctgtgtggacgactccatattctccttcttgaaattccacgaaccagtccctgttgggacacatatgatagctacaagccgagtccatcaaccatatgtctgatgatgttgatgactctgttgtaactaatgagaaatctgaatcatcacaatcagctacatttgaatccataatggcctttccattgttatgtttggccttattcttcaacttcggacagtctttcttccagtgccctttttctcgacaaaaggcacattcatctttgctgggtctggatcttgacttggatcttcccttctttgtcctcgtttgactttgaggacgacccctcacaaatagtgcttctccttctccgcccttttgtttttctcgctttctttgttcatagctgtacaaagccgaacaaacttctctgagagaaatttcgtcatttccatggagtagagtagtttcaaggtgctcgtactcatcaggaagtgacgccaacaacattaaggccaagtcaccatcatcataagttgtatccatattttgcaaatctgtgaccaacttattgaaactggtgatatgttcattcatcgtggtaccaggaacataggtgaagtgaaacagtctcttcttcatgtacaatttattttgactatttttcttcaaaaatttatcctccagtgctttccataatttacttgcagaagtttcctttgtgtatggatatttctgctctctagcaaggaaggatcgaatggtaccgcaagcaacacggttgagaatcttccaatcttcttctccaataacatctggtttcttttcttcaatggccagatctagcccttgttgaaaaaggacatctagaatctcgccttgccacatcccaaaatgcccggacccgtcaaaaatttctaccgcaaatttcgtatttaacacaattcttgtcataagcgaagatgccaatgatgacgtattgttgacacttgatgtagattcttcttgtttattgtctcccatatttgacacaaatattatttaatagctgacgacacaaatcaagattatttcctttctgatgtagaagatcagactaagctgcaaccacagagcatactcggacagaaccttgactcagttaccaagataaatcttttctgatgtggaagatcagactatgctgcaaccacagagcatacttagacagtaccttggctctgataccaattgttgcagaagccaaatatatatagtgtgaataagtcacaactactataccaaaaattatgacagccaccaaataataaataagacaataaaacaacaataaagggaacaccagaatttacgaggttcggctaattttgcctactcctcggacacaaccaatattttattccactccaaaatacacgtgaaataatactaaagagagaagatacaaatgccttaaacagatgagaaggcaaatgagaggtgtgtttcaatcctaaacattaggccttcttttataggggaaaaatctcccccaaacttaactcccaaccaatgtgggactttggcattttgccaaacttcaacaaatctccacctttgAGACGACAAGATCAAAGGGTACTTATAAGCTATGCACATAGCTTAATAACAATGTTGGATGTGATGATTTAATGTTCTTTCAACCATTTATTGTAGGAAATGTGGAATTGCCCGTATTCAACTGACATGTTCCCAAAGTTTGCTGAGGACTTCAATGATATAGACAGCGCCCCGTCATTTCTTATGTTATCTGAAGTGGCTTCTTCTTTAGGAGTCACAATTATCGGGGGATCAATTCCGGAAAAGGATGCTGGTCAGCTGTACAATACTTGCGCTGTGTTTGGACCTAAGGGCGAGTTAAAAGCTAAGCACAGGAAAGTAAGCTTCTTTTGATAGTTCTCCAAAAGGTCTTGCGATAGTCAAAGAATGTATATAATGATAAATTTTGGTTTCAGTAAGTAGAAGTTAAAAGAGGTTATTTGAAGAAGAGAGTGGCAAGACGAACTAGAAATGTAATTATGCAATGCCTTTCTGTAGATACATTTGTTTGACATGGGTAAGCCACTTCCAGGAGAAGTTCAATTTAAGGAATCAGACAGCATTTCAGCAGGAGATAAGCCTACAGTTGTTGACACAGGTAGGCAGTTGTTTCAAAATATTAGCAGAAAATGTGCAAATGGCTTCCTATTTGAAACTGTACTTTTACAGGTCTTATaactgaaaattttcagaatttatgCAGATTTTGGTTGCATTGGAATAGGAATTTGTCATGATATTCGATTTCCTGAACTGGCAATGTCGTATAGTGCCAGAGGTATGGTGGTTTACATGTTTTATTGTTCTCCTTAATTGCAC
Above is a window of Nicotiana tabacum cultivar K326 chromosome 8, ASM71507v2, whole genome shotgun sequence DNA encoding:
- the LOC142162798 gene encoding uncharacterized protein LOC142162798; translation: MEAEIRDFNDFLDDTGMTELRYVGREFTWTNSHVHSKIDRALVNDGWIMSMRNNKIIQSLSKIFNNLAEHKEFEGIVKTTWEMNMQGSTIKRVWLKLKRLKNGLKQLHKEEYITIHEKITLIKGELQRIQYTETEVQDPMAEARGSNSTFFHASIKNGNSQKKITKLVTQAGLHTQNQEEVQQEIIQFYQKLLGTTTEEIPAIEPDVMKKGSILTSAQQAKLIKPVTREQIVQALQSIDDSKAPGCDGYNSLFFKKTRAIIGNEIVEAV
- the LOC107807526 gene encoding omega-amidase, chloroplastic-like isoform X1; the protein is MWNCPYSTDMFPKFAEDFNDIDSAPSFLMLSEVASSLGVTIIGGSIPEKDAGQLYNTCAVFGPKGELKAKHRKIHLFDMGKPLPGEVQFKESDSISAGDKPTVVDTDFGCIGIGICHDIRFPELAMSYSARGAHLICYPGAFNMSTGAALWELEQRTRAVDNQLYVASCSPSRDSASSYIIWGHSTLVGPMGEIIATTGHEEAVLVADIDYAAIQLARESFPLKSQRRDDIYQFVDLLG